tcgGGCGGGGGGGCCGagcccggggggggagggttgctgggggctggggccggggggggcactgggctcgGGCGGGGGGGCCGagcccggggggggagggttgctggGGGCTCGGGGAGCGGGGGAGggttgctgggggcggggggagaatccCGGGGGGGCCGAgcccggggagggggggttgctgggggctcggggagcgggggaggggccgagcccgggggggggagggttgctgggggctggggggggcactgggctcgGGCGGGGGGGCCGAtcccggggggggagggttgctgggggctggggccggggggggcactgggcttggGCGGGGGGCCGagcccggggggggagggttgctgggggctggggggggcactgggctcgGGCGGGGGGGCCGatccctgggggggggagggttgctgggggctgggggggcggccgagcccggggagggggggttgctgggggctcggggagcgggggaggggccgatcccggggggggggattgctgggggcggggggagaaaccCGGGGGGGGGTCCGGTCCAGGCGGCTCCGCGTTTCCAACCTGCGGCCCCGGGGGAAGCCGAAGAACCCCCGGAACAGCTCGTAAAGGCTCATCCCGCTACTGCCGTAAAGCCAGACGGCCCCTCTACCGCAAAGCGCGGCCGCTGCGCGACCTCCCCCTGCCGCACGTCAAATGCGGCCCGATTGGTGCCGCGCCGCCGTAAAGCGACACCAGCCCGACGCTCTGGCGACTTCCCACAATCCTCCTCGGGCGCGCGGCCGTAAAGCGAAACCTCCCACGTCGTACTGCTACGTCCGCCTCGCCGCCGAAAACCAAGGCCACTGTCGTGAATCTCGCTCTAGCTCTCCCTTCTACCGTAAACCGAGTCAGCCAGTGCCGCCGTAAAGCAAATCACGCAAAGAGTCGTAAAAAGTTCGGGGGGGGTTCTGCGCAGGTGTGTGGTTCCGCCCCTCCCGTTGTTGTGTTTGGGTCGCAGGGGGAGGGTCAGAGCGGGACACGCGGGATTCCCGCCCCGCCCGTCGGAAATTAGCATAAACAATACAAGTAACAACTTATAACAGTCACACATCCCATTGTTCTGCCTTGTATGTGGtcacttgtcacccctcccccgccagggcaccccagcccagggagatTGGGGCCCCTTGTGCCGGGCACCCCCGCCCCAGAGAGATCGGGGCCCCTTGTGCcgggcacccccaccccagagagatCGGGGCCCCTTGTGCcgggcacccccagcccagagacatCGGGGCCCCTTGTGCcgggcacccccaccccagggagaTCGGGGCCCCTTGTGCcgggcacccccaccccagggagaTCGGGGCCCCTTGTGCCgggcacagcccccaccccagagacatCGGGGCCCCTTGTGCcgggcacccccaccccagagagatCGGGGCCCCTTGTGCCgggcacagcccccaccccagagagatCGGGGCCCCTTGTGCcgggcacccccaccccagagagatTGGGGCCCCTCGTGCcgggcacccccaccccagagacatCGGTGGCTCCTCGTGCCGGGCACGGCCCTCACCCCAGGGAGATCGGGGCCCCTTGTGCcgggcacccccaccccagagacatCGGGGCCCCTTGTGCCGGGCACTCCCACCCCAGAGAGATCGGGGCCCCTTGTGCCgggcacagcccccaccccagagagatCGGGGCCCCTTGTGCcgggcacccccaccccagagagatTGGGGCCCCTCGTGCcgggcacccccaccccagagacatCGGTGGCTCCTCATGCCGggcacagccctcaccccagagAGATCAGGGACCCCTTGTGCCAgggcacagcccccaccccagagagatCGGGGCCCCTTGTGCcgggcacccccagcccagggagatTGGGGCCCCTAGTGCcgggcacccccaccccagagacatCGGTGGCTCCTCATGCCGGGCACGGCCCTCACCCCAGAGAGATCGGGGCCCCTCGTGCCGGGCACGGCCCTTACCCCAGAGAGATCAGGGACCCCTTGTGCCAGGGCACCCCTCACCCCAGAGAGATTGGGGGCCCCTCGTGCCGGGCACAACCCCCACCAAGAGCAATGTTGGGCACAGTCCAGAGCCCCTTCTGCTGGGCATGTACAGATCCTGGCGAAATCAAAGCACACCTTGTGCTGAGCCTGCCACAGACCCTGAGCGAGATCAGGGGCGCCGTCATGCCAGATCCCCACCAAAACCAGGCCCCGTTGGGCCAGGTGCAGCCCAGTCACACTGGAACTGTTCCTGCTCTGAAGTGCTCATGATATAAACAGGCCAAACGAAGACAGGATTATGTTCCCCATTGTatggagagggaaactgaggcccaggaaACAAGACCCCCACATTGAAAACCATCTCTGTGCTGGTGCTGCGGGAGGCATGTATCTGCCCCAGCCATCTGGAGACGCCGGCGCTGTTGGGGGCTGAAGTCCAGTTTGGGTGCAGATCTCACGGCTGTCAGAGCTTTCCCTTCTCTCTCACAAGGAGCTGGACaggtcccatgggcagggccctgATGAGCTGCCAGGCCTCGAGCCGCATCAGCCCCTGCAGGCTCCTCTCCCCGATCTGGAGCACCTCATCCCCAGGCTGCAGAAGGTCCTTGGGGCCCCCTGCAGGAGACACCGGGGTGAGAAGCCTGGACCCTGGGACCTGGATCGAGGGGCTGCACTGGGGCCACATGCAGACAGGGTGATGAAGCAGGGACCATGGGGAGAGGGCCAGCTgtagggatgggggcggggggatttCTCCGCTTGCAATGGGGGACTTTGTTCCCCGAGCCCTCTCCCCCGACGGGGCTGCTGTGAGGGTAAAGCCAGGCCTCCCTGATGACAGTCGCTGGGACCCACAGGGCAGCGatgggctgggagctgctccTGTGCAGAGCgcgaccctctgccccagtcagcctcccccagccaatgTCTCCCTCCCTCTCGCTCTCTGCCAGCTCCGCAGCCCTGCAGACAGGAGGTCACTGctcagggagcaggggcagcgcAGGGAGCACCGGGCGAGCTCCGATCCCCCCACGCCCTCAGTCACCATGGCTGGACACTGGGCCAGCTGGCTTGGGGTCTCCAATGCCCCACtggccagagccccccagacctgcTTCACACAGAGGCCTCCGGAGGGGGCTTGGTTCAGTTGCTGCCCACTCTGGCGGGGCAGCCCTGTCTGACCCCTACACTGCCCCCCCGGCTCTCACCCTGGAAGATCTTCTTGACGGTCAGTGGCCTGTCCCCCTGCAGCGACCCCCGTCCCCCGTCCAGGCTGAATCTGAGCCCGTTGGCGTCTTTCACCACCTGCACGGGcctcaccatggtatctgggGGGGGACAGACAGAGCCGTCAGATGCCAGCccctccctgttcagcaaagggCCCTGTCTGGCCGTCACTCACCTGGTGCTgatggagggggctgtgggccCGGTGCTGGGAGGGAGCCGTTGGGGAGCCCATCCACTCCCCCCTTCCGCAGCACCACAATGGCCTGCCGGGCAGTCCGGGCCCGGTGCAGCGTTTGCAGCGCCTCCCCATGGCTGCAGCCCGCCAGCGAGTGCCCATTGATGGAGACAACCTCATCCCCTGGCTGGATGGTGCCCTCCTGGGCGGCCAGGCCTCCGGCAAAGACGCGGTGGATCTGCAGGGAATCATGGCAGGGGGTTGAAGCGTTAGCCCCTAGAGTCGAGGCCCACCCTCCACTCTCATCCCGCCAGCCCTGCCAGTCGcaggcccccctccccctgctgctccctgggggACCCCGGCACTCACCGTCACCTTCTTGTGCTGGTCGCTGCCCCCTGCCAGGCTGAAGCCCAGCCCGGCCCCCTGGTCCTTGTGCAGCACGACCACCTGGATCTCCTGGAGGTGCTGCTGGGAGAGAGGCCAGTCAGGGGCTGGGGCctctgcagagcccggggctgggggatAAGGCTCCCCTCCATCCCAGTCTGCGCCCGGgcacctgggctggggaatgACGTGCCCCCACCAGCTGCAGCCATTGCCTCTGCTCctctggcagctgggcccaggccGCAAGAAGGATCAGCTTTAACTCCCCTGTCCCCGACCAGCCCAACGCAGAGACCCAGCCCGATGGGGAGCCCTGGCCCAACAGGGAGCCCCAGCCCGACGCGGAGACCCAGCCCGACATGGAGCTCTGGCCTGAGCCTCTTCACTCTGACCCCATCCAATCCGGCTCAATCTTGCCTGGGTCCCAGGGGCTAGGGCCCAGCCAGGACAGGTCCCTTGCACAGGCTGAGGGGGACAGACAGGCGGACGGCACCCCTCAGGCAGCACATACCTGCTGGCTCTCATCTCCCAGGCCCTTcacctcctccagcagctgctccaggtcttGGGCTGGGATGAGGGACATCATGGACAGGCCGGACAGGCTGGAGTTCAGTGATGCTGAGTGTCCCTCGTCCAGGCCAAACTCCCTCAGCTCGGCCACGCTGGGGGCAGCAGAAACCCCGTCACGGCCAGGCGCCCACCCCCCCATGGAGGCCCCAGCACCCACACCGGCCCCCACTCAAGCCTGCCCttcaccccccacctcccagcactgccccccagcacccacacctgcccccacaccccaacactgcccccagcacccacacctgccccccaacactgcccccagcaccccccaatgctgcccccctgcaccaatCCCAGCTGCCCCCCAAAGGCCCTCGCCCATCCCAgcagagccctgctccctgctcctcccgcTCAGCTCCTGGCCCCTGGGTCCTGCCCGGCTCTGCCAAGGGTGGCTGGCACTGGGCTCTCAGTGCGAAGTTCACACACCCAGCCACCCTGGGTTACCCTGGCTTTGGTACCAGCAGGGTGCCAGGCCCTCCCGCACAGAGAAAGGGGGCAAGAGCTCCCCAGGCCcaggctggcaggcagggctgagcaggaggggagaccccagggccagctccagcccagcTACCCACCTGAGGGCGAAGCTCCTGCCGTCCAGCTGGGTGAGTGAGGACTCTGTGGAGTCAGAGTCGTCCCCGTTGGACTCCCCCAggccccagggggcagggggcagggccgggggcagctTTGGGGCCCTGGCCTCTGTGGGGAGCGGGGAGGATGTCAAGGGGCTGCACCTGGGCAGGTGACTCTGGGAAGGCCCCCCAGCAGGCCCGGCCCCTGGCAGCCCCTCACCAGCTGGACCTTCCCCCCAGGCCGCCTTGGGTCTGCTGGCATCTGTGGGGGTCCAAGGCAGCCTCGGGGCCCTGGCTCCTGCTCTCCTGCCCCCCTGGGGCTGCTCAGGGGCCGGTGGCTCTGTCTGGGGCAGCCCCGGGGCCCTGGCTCCTGCTCTCCTGCCCCCCTGGGGCTGCTCAGGGGCTGGTGGCTCCGGCTGCGGCAGgcacagcctggctggcagggctGAGAGTTGTTGCCCTTTCCCAGGGGGCCATggctccagctccctgctccagcctgcctGGCTTTGCCTGCCCGTCAGCCTGCCTCTGCCCCGGGGGGCAGCAGCCGCACAGGAAGCCTGGCTCGCCCCGAAGCGCAGCTCAAAGGAGCGAACCTGCTGCCTgacggagcagcctggccccacacTGATGCCCCTGCCCCTGACGGGGGGAGGCTGCATTTCCCCAGCTGGCTCCATCCGGGCAGGGGGCCCGGAGCTGCTGGGGCGCAGGGCTGGGTCCCTGCTGGACGGGACTCTCTCCTCACTCCTGCGGGGCGGCCAGACCCTGCCACTGGACCTCAGCTCctggccccccctcccccaggccctggggctggggggctggagacGCCGGGGGGCAGGTTCCTCGCTTGCGGCCAAGTTCTTCTGGAAGAACCTGATCCGCTCCTGCAGGCTGAGGCTCGGGAGGTCAAGGGGCCTCTGGGCCGACGCCTCCTGCAGGGGCCTCACTTGGAAACGCGGGGAGAGCCCCGGCCCCTGTGGGCTGTCACAGCTCCCAGCTCGCCAAGGCCTGGCTGCGGTGGCCCAGCTCCTAGGCTGTGGTTGGCCAGGGCCCAGGTGGGGGGTCTGGGCAGCGACTGGCTCCATTCCCAGCAGCAGGTGAGGAAGCTACAAGTCCGTGTCCCACGGGGCGGCTGGGGGATCCCCAGCTGATCCCACTGGATCCCTCGTAGCTGGTCCTGCTGGATCTGTCAGCTTCCCCCAGCCAATCCTGGCATGTCCATCCTGGGGGGATGCTCCCCCATGCACTGGGCTTCTTCCCAGAGTGATGAAGCCTCCCAGCCTCGCCCACCTGGACCGGGACAGCGACTGAGGAGATGATCTGACCgtggggtgccctgggctgctgcgTCCCTCCTGGACCTGTTGGAAGCATAAGCCAAAGGGGGGTTGATTCCCTGGATCCTGCTCTGTCTCCGTGCGACAGGGCCTGGCCTGGGCACTCCCCCACCGGAGTCTCACTCCCCCAAGCGTGTCATTACCGGGAGCTTTGGAGCTACTGAGTTATTTAAGGTGCCATCTAGACAGAACCTGCCCTGGTGTGGGAGGGAGCCATTTAACCCCCCGCATGACTGGGGCCAGGCATGGCCCCAACTGTCTCGTGTTCTGGGCAGGTCTGGGACTGAACAAACTCCAGTGTCTTTTGGATTTGGTTGCCTGCAAGAACgatgaggctctgggagagggcagGCAGCGCCCGGCACTGGGTGAGCAGGACTTGAGCCAGACCAGTTGAATCCTGCATCCAGAAGCACTttgaagcactttacaaactagcCAGGGATGGCTTCAGCCACCTCTGAGATGCAACACGTCAGCTGGATAACAGggagaatggggtgggggtggggggttgttcAGCACCCAGAGCCTGGTTttgttaaagggaaaaaaaacattttgcaaaaaaccaaacagcagCAGATTTGTAACAAGATTTACAAAAATCAGTAAAACAGGAATTTTATTCTGCTGCAAGTTTGCAGCCTGTATCCCCACGGCCTGATGGGCACCAGCCACCCAGATGCCATGGGCATTGGCTGCCCAGACCCCACAGCCCGACGGGCACCGGTTACCCAGACTCTGCTGCATTTCTACCTGCACATGGGTCCCCAAGTGAACGGGTCCTGTCTGCATTCAGCTGGGTGCTGGACCTAGCCGGATGTGTGCAGCGGGCAGCTGACTTTGTTCCTTGCTCCTCCCAGGGAGCAGCGAGAGGCCGGAGGTTTGGGTTGAACAGTCTGATGGTGAGCTGGGCAACGTGTCTTAAATGGGCCTGTTGAAGCCAGCTGTTGAGGGCAGGGATGCACCCACTCCAGCTGCCAGGGAAccaagggatggggagaggagtcGTTCACGTGGgcatttggccaggacactggggtCCAGAGAAGTGCCAGGCACCTTCCATCACAAGTAGCCAGGATGCAGTGCTTTGGGGTTCATCcaggtgccccccactccccatcacACGAGAGGCagcacctctcctctccccagcagcgcAGGGTTAGAGCAGACGCACGGCCACGAGGACGGGGGAAGACAGCCTGTGATTACGTGGGCAGAGCGAGTGCAGCCTTGGCCTtctgctgccccccccagcacctcccccaaaACACACCGCCGAGAGCCAGGTAACCTCTCCCCCACCTCTCACCCCgttcccatcccccaacctcctGAGCAGCTGCCGAGGGTACTCGA
The genomic region above belongs to Gopherus evgoodei ecotype Sinaloan lineage chromosome 24, rGopEvg1_v1.p, whole genome shotgun sequence and contains:
- the LOC115639572 gene encoding pro-interleukin-16-like isoform X1; the encoded protein is MEPVAAQTPHLGPGQPQPRSWATAARPWRAGSCDSPQGPGLSPRFQVRPLQEASAQRPLDLPSLSLQERIRFFQKNLAASEEPAPRRLQPPSPRAWGRGGQELRSSGRVWPPRRSEERVPSSRDPALRPSSSGPPARMEPAGEMQPPPVRGRGISVGPGCSVRQQVRSFELRFGASQASCAAAAPRGRGRLTGRQSQAGWSRELEPWPPGKGQQLSALPARLCLPQPEPPAPEQPQGGRRAGARAPGLPQTEPPAPEQPQGGRRAGARAPRLPWTPTDASRPKAAWGEGPAGEGLPGAGPAGGPSQSHLPRCSPLTSSPLPTEARAPKLPPALPPAPWGLGESNGDDSDSTESSLTQLDGRSFALSVAELREFGLDEGHSASLNSSLSGLSMMSLIPAQDLEQLLEEVKGLGDESQQHLQEIQVVVLHKDQGAGLGFSLAGGSDQHKKVTIHRVFAGGLAAQEGTIQPGDEVVSINGHSLAGCSHGEALQTLHRARTARQAIVVLRKGGVDGLPNGSLPAPGPQPPPSAPDTMVRPVQVVKDANGLRFSLDGGRGSLQGDRPLTVKKIFQGGPKDLLQPGDEVLQIGERSLQGLMRLEAWQLIRALPMGPVQLLVREKGKL
- the LOC115639572 gene encoding pro-interleukin-16-like isoform X2; translation: MEPVAAQTPHLGPGQPQPRSWATAARPCVAELREFGLDEGHSASLNSSLSGLSMMSLIPAQDLEQLLEEVKGLGDESQQHLQEIQVVVLHKDQGAGLGFSLAGGSDQHKKVTIHRVFAGGLAAQEGTIQPGDEVVSINGHSLAGCSHGEALQTLHRARTARQAIVVLRKGGVDGLPNGSLPAPGPQPPPSAPDTMVRPVQVVKDANGLRFSLDGGRGSLQGDRPLTVKKIFQGGPKDLLQPGDEVLQIGERSLQGLMRLEAWQLIRALPMGPVQLLVREKGKL